The Methanothermobacter sp. DNA window ATCCTGCAACTCTTGACGAAAACAAGTCAAGAGTTAGAGTAATAAAAATATATCGAGCAGATGAAAACGGTATCATATTCCACGCCCTAAGTTTCAAGGATCTATACAAACAATTACATAGAAATCCCTACATAGAAATGTGCTTCGTAGATTCCAAAGGGAAAACACAAGTACGAGTAAATGGAAAAGCAGAACCAATAGAAAGCCAAATGTTAAAAGAAGAAATGGTAGAAAAAAGAAGTTTTTTAAAACCATGGATACAAGAAAAAGGATGGAATTTATTAAAAGTTTTCAAGATAACAAATGCTAAAGCCACTGTTTGGACCATAGAAACGAACTTCCAACCAAAAAAATACATCAAATTATAAAGTAGAAAAT harbors:
- a CDS encoding pyridoxamine 5'-phosphate oxidase family protein, whose product is MTYPATLDENKSRVRVIKIYRADENGIIFHALSFKDLYKQLHRNPYIEMCFVDSKGKTQVRVNGKAEPIESQMLKEEMVEKRSFLKPWIQEKGWNLLKVFKITNAKATVWTIETNFQPKKYIKL